The sequence below is a genomic window from Meles meles chromosome 3, mMelMel3.1 paternal haplotype, whole genome shotgun sequence.
AGCGAGCCTACGCCGGGGATCTTGAGGTTGGCTAGAGCCGCGCCCACGTCCGCCTGGGTCACCCCCAGCTTGATGCGCCGCTGCTTGAAGCGCTCGGCGAAGGCCTCGAGCTCTCGGGGGTCTGACTCCACGTCGCTGAGGCATGCGGGCATGGCGCTGTGAGGCGCCACGGCATGTGGGTGACTCATGCCCATGGCCTGGTGCAGGTGGCCCATGGCGCCCAGGTGGTGCGGGTGGATCTGCGCCGGCATCACCGAATGCTCTGGGGCGCCCAAACCGCTCACGCTCAGCGTGGGAGAGATGTGCTCTAGCAGGTCGCCCTCGAGGCCCTGGTGCACGGCGTGATGCGGGTGCGAGGTGAGCGCGGCCGGGTGGGATATGGGCACGGTGGACGAAGTGGACGTGCAGGGCACGCTGCTCATGGTATGGTAGGTGGCGTCGGGCTTGAACGGATGGTTCTTGCCGTGGGAGACGATATCCACCGCCGCCAGAGCTTCGGCGCGTGCCAGCAGGCTCTCATCAAAGCTTCCAAATATATTACCCTGCAGCTGCAAGCGAGAAGGCGCACAGCACGGTCAGTGGGGAATACTGTCAACTCAGgattaaaacacattttcaagCAACCGAGATGCCTCTCCTCAAAGCCCAGGTCATAAAAATTAATACGGAGACAGAGGCTCTGCTGGAACAGACGTGTGGATCAGAGAGAcatgaatgagagagggagcGCGCCGGGAGAAAACGCGGGGGAGACAAGGAGAGAGGTTCAGACAGCGGCGATTGTTCTGGGCGACATGAAAAAAACATGAAGCTAGTGCCTGTCAAAAAATGTGCCTTAGAGCGGTAATTATGCTCCACTACGTACCTGCGGGGCTGGGAGACAGACTCGGCGCATGGCCTCGGAACCGGAGTGCAGGCTGGAGAATTTGGGTTCTTGAAGCACCGGGTGCATGCCGAAAGGCTGCTTGGCGTTCATGGCCATCATCTTCGCGCGCCTGGCAGGGAGGCAGCGAGGGACATGGATCAGGCTTGTCTCGGTCGCTCGCCGCGCTCCAAGTGAGCGCCGCTCAGCGCCCGCGCTCCCCTCGCCCTCTCGCTCgctgcctcccctctcccccacctgctTCTTCACTCATCTTACAAGCAGCCTGCCAGGAAGGGCCCGGGCGCGCGCAGGCGTGCTCACGCGCCCGGGACTCGCAGGGGCGGCCCGGGAGGCGAGGCCAGGCGGCAGCTCTAGGCGCGCCTCTGTGAGCCCTCCACGGCCGCCCCCGCCAACAGCATTTATACCAACTAGCCTGGCCTGTCcaggcccgccccgccccgcctggCTCCAGCGCGGCCGACCTTCcggattctttcttcttcttcgagGACTTGTTTCCCCCAAAGTCTCAAACCTCTCTGTCCTGTCCCAACTCGGACTGCCCCCTCGAAGGGCAGCCCCGGGCTGAGCGGGGCCAGGAAGCTGAccttactacacacacacacacacacacacacacacacacacacacacactccctgtCGGCCAGGCTGCCGCCAAACTGCCCATTTCCAGGGAGCTCCTGGCCCCACGCCCGAGAGGTCCATGAGAGTCCGGCCCCGCCGCTCAGCGAAGAGGCGCCTCCAAGCATCCAGACGGGCTCCAGGGAGGGCGAGGGGCTGCCAGAATGAGCCCCAGGTGACCTCAATCGCCCAGTGGGATGGAGATGGGGGAAGTAACTGCCCGCTTGGTTCTGGAGGCCTGAGGTTTCCTCCCCATGCTCACGGTTCTTGCCTTCGCTAGAGAAAGATAACTtggtccccctccccctttccccaacCCGTCAGTCAAAGGAAGCATCTTGAGTACTGTTTAGTAACAGTTCGGGGCTGCCCATCCGCCTTAGATGTCAGTCAGTACACTTATGCTGGGCTGCCAACGCTTAGGAGCCCCATTCCCCCAAAACAATAGCTACCATTTTTGAGCTCCTAATACGTGCTAGATTGTTTAGAGACTTAGCTCGTGGTATTCTCACACCCTACGGAGTTCGTACTATTACTCTGGTTTCAAGTTGAGGAGACCGAGGGTCAGAGGAGTTAAGTGATtcgcccaagatcacagagctggtTAGGAGCAGAGCCATTCACTCGCTCTTCGGTTACCCATTCCTCGAATTTTTACTGATGGCCTACTGTGTGTGAGGCGCCACGTCTGACTTCCCAGGCTCTTCACAATTCTGCACTTTGTCTTCCTCCCGTTTGGGAACGGAGTGCCCCTGGGGTTagtgccccgccccgccccacacccccgcccccccccccctgcctcccctctgctctgatcccctctccttcctctcctttccccgaGTTAGTAAACATCTTGAATAATGGATGGAGAGTCCTGGTTCCGGGTTCGGAGCGGAGCCCTGCTCGCCCAGCTGAGCCCACCTCTCCTCTGACGCCCACCCCGCCTCTGCTCTGGAGCGGCTTTTGGGTTTTGGGGTTCTCACCAGCCTGCGGGCTAGGCCTGCGCGCCCGCATGTGAGGGCCGGGTTTCCCAGACGTGAACATGGTGGTTGG
It includes:
- the POU4F3 gene encoding POU domain, class 4, transcription factor 3 — protein: MMAMNAKQPFGMHPVLQEPKFSSLHSGSEAMRRVCLPAPQLQGNIFGSFDESLLARAEALAAVDIVSHGKNHPFKPDATYHTMSSVPCTSTSSTVPISHPAALTSHPHHAVHQGLEGDLLEHISPTLSVSGLGAPEHSVMPAQIHPHHLGAMGHLHQAMGMSHPHAVAPHSAMPACLSDVESDPRELEAFAERFKQRRIKLGVTQADVGAALANLKIPGVGSLSQSTICRFESLTLSHNNMIALKPVLQAWLEEAEAAYREKNSKPELFNGSERKRKRTSIAAPEKRSLEAYFAIQPRPSSEKIAAIAEKLDLKKNVVRVWFCNQRQKQKRMKYSAVH